Proteins co-encoded in one Sandaracinaceae bacterium genomic window:
- a CDS encoding segregation/condensation protein A has product MSADPPLALDPNFRIELPNFEGPLDLLLYLVQKHELNVLDLPIAFVTERYLAYISVMQSLNLDIAAEYLVMAATLAHIKSKMLLPKPPEDQDDDPEEELDPRAELIRRLLEYQKYKQVAEELGARGVAGRDVFKRGAPGESASGEPPLASLSLFKLIDAFQKIAKRVQGEVSLEVDAERITIQERMNQVVDILNTQVRCRFEQLFEGLTTRYDLVVTFLALLEMAKMQRLRIYQSDPEAPIHLEYREAPADGTLEDPNEQGTPWRPSSDDDHAVGVVPAAAWEPEDAGEDYDESLDDFGLGEEDSHDEDEDSDDEVEAGEQLDADELSLHDPDGAPGGADLSKPQALDDTDDASEEDL; this is encoded by the coding sequence ATGTCCGCCGATCCGCCCCTGGCACTGGATCCGAATTTTCGCATCGAGTTGCCCAATTTCGAGGGGCCGCTCGATCTGCTGCTGTACCTGGTGCAGAAGCACGAGCTGAACGTCCTGGACCTGCCCATCGCCTTCGTGACGGAGCGCTACCTGGCCTACATCTCCGTGATGCAGAGCCTGAACCTGGACATCGCGGCGGAGTACCTGGTGATGGCGGCCACCCTGGCGCACATCAAGAGCAAGATGCTCCTGCCGAAGCCGCCGGAGGACCAGGACGACGATCCCGAAGAGGAGCTGGACCCGCGCGCGGAGCTCATTCGCAGGCTGCTCGAGTACCAGAAGTACAAGCAGGTGGCCGAGGAGTTGGGTGCACGAGGCGTGGCTGGCCGCGACGTGTTCAAGCGTGGGGCGCCTGGTGAGTCCGCTTCGGGTGAGCCGCCGCTGGCGTCCCTGAGCCTGTTCAAGCTCATCGACGCGTTCCAGAAGATTGCCAAGCGCGTGCAGGGCGAGGTGTCGCTCGAGGTGGACGCCGAACGCATCACCATTCAAGAGCGCATGAATCAGGTGGTGGACATCCTGAACACACAGGTGCGCTGCCGCTTCGAGCAGCTGTTCGAGGGCCTGACCACTCGCTACGACTTGGTGGTCACGTTTCTGGCGCTGCTCGAGATGGCCAAGATGCAGCGCCTGCGCATCTACCAGTCGGACCCCGAGGCACCCATTCACCTCGAGTACCGTGAGGCGCCTGCGGACGGAACGCTGGAGGACCCGAACGAGCAGGGCACGCCGTGGCGCCCCAGCTCCGACGATGACCACGCTGTGGGCGTGGTGCCGGCTGCCGCGTGGGAGCCCGAGGACGCCGGGGAAGACTACGACGAGTCCCTCGACGACTTCGGCCTTGGCGAAGAAGACTCGCACGACGAGGACGAAGACTCGGACGACGAAGTCGAAGCGGGTGAGCAACTTGATGCGGACGAGCTTTCGTTGCATGACCCCGACGGCGCGCCCGGTGGCGCGGACCTCTCGAAGCCCCAGGCGCTTGATGACACCGATGACGCGAGCGAGGAGGACCTGTGA
- a CDS encoding glycine--tRNA ligase subunit alpha has product MTFQDLILTLGKFWADHGCLLVQPYNSEVGAGTFNPSTFLRAIGPEPWNVAYVEPSRRPTDGRYGDNPNRLQQFHQYQVILKPAPLNIQELYLESLRALGTDPLQHDIRFIEDDWESPTLGAWGLGWQVWLDGLEISQFTYFQQCGGVDCKPISGELTYGLERIAMYLQDVDNVYDLEWSQGVRYGDIWKRAEWEWSSYNFERADVALHQQFFDAYEQQCIRLLTLSDKRAKGGALAYEREPLERLVLPAYDCVIKCSHYFNVLDARGAISVTERQRFIGRVRHIARATAESWLAQREALGFPLLREAV; this is encoded by the coding sequence ATGACGTTTCAGGATCTGATCCTCACGCTCGGGAAGTTCTGGGCGGATCACGGCTGCCTGCTCGTGCAGCCCTACAACTCGGAGGTCGGCGCGGGCACCTTCAACCCCTCCACGTTCCTGCGGGCCATCGGCCCCGAGCCCTGGAACGTCGCCTACGTCGAGCCTTCGCGGCGTCCCACGGACGGTCGCTACGGTGACAACCCGAACCGGCTGCAGCAGTTCCATCAGTATCAGGTCATCCTCAAGCCGGCGCCGCTGAACATCCAGGAGCTCTACCTGGAGTCACTGCGTGCCCTCGGCACCGACCCGCTGCAGCACGACATTCGCTTCATCGAGGACGACTGGGAGTCGCCCACGCTCGGCGCCTGGGGCCTCGGCTGGCAGGTGTGGCTGGACGGCCTCGAGATCAGCCAGTTCACCTACTTCCAGCAGTGCGGCGGCGTGGACTGCAAGCCCATCAGCGGCGAGCTCACCTACGGGCTCGAGCGCATCGCCATGTACCTGCAGGACGTGGACAACGTCTACGACCTCGAGTGGAGCCAGGGCGTGCGCTACGGTGACATCTGGAAGCGCGCCGAGTGGGAGTGGAGCAGCTACAACTTCGAGCGCGCCGACGTGGCGCTGCACCAGCAGTTCTTCGACGCGTACGAGCAGCAGTGCATCCGCCTGCTCACGCTGAGCGACAAGCGCGCGAAGGGCGGCGCCCTGGCCTACGAGCGCGAGCCCCTCGAGCGGCTGGTCCTTCCGGCCTACGACTGCGTCATCAAGTGCAGCCACTACTTCAACGTGCTGGACGCGCGCGGCGCCATCTCGGTGACCGAGCGTCAGCGCTTCATCGGGCGCGTGCGTCACATCGCGCGCGCCACCGCCGAGTCCTGGCTGGCCCAGCGCGAAGCCCTCGGCTTCCCCCTGCTCCGCGAGGCGGTCTAG